The proteins below are encoded in one region of Silene latifolia isolate original U9 population chromosome 2, ASM4854445v1, whole genome shotgun sequence:
- the LOC141643266 gene encoding uncharacterized protein LOC141643266 — MAATTTPLSVSTPPKHTLPKLPFFTTLHLPVSRLQCTARNVNGTGVRMTTCCKAAEVTMAEQSPGSGENWVPVVPLSALPKGERRVIIQDGETILLLWYKDSVFAIENRSPAEGAYSEGLLNAKLTQDGCIVCPTTDSTFDLRTGEIKEWYPNNPVLRVLTPSLRSLFVYPVKTDDQNIYISMGLSSNDASAEIVFSGRAQPGFTSTDVNVEEVRMVVDESSGGFGFTSKNEVINGKAAAIGFLLLLDFELLTGKGLLKGTGFLDFLYSATDAFK; from the exons ATGGCTGCCACCACCACTCCCCTCTCCGTTTCCACTCCTCCGAAACACACTCTTCCCAAACTACCCTTCTTCACCACACTGCACCTGCCAGTGTCTCGGCTCCAATGCACTGCCCGTAACGTAAATGGCACAGGGGTAAGGATGACTACATGTTGCAAAGCAGCGGAAGTGACGATGGCGGAACAGTCCCCGGGATCAGGCGAGAATTGGGTTCCTGTGGTGCCATTGTCTGCGCTGCCTAAAGGAGAAAGGAGGGTCATTATACAAGATGGCGAGACCATTCTGCTGCTTTGGTATAAAGACTCTGTTTTCGCTATCGAAAATAGGTCACCTGCTGAAGGTGCTTATTCTGAGGGTTTGCTTAATGCTAAACTTACCCAG GATGGATGCATAGTCTGCCCAACAACTGATAGTACATTCGATCTTCGAACTGGAGAAATCAAAGAGTGGTATCCAAATAACCCAGTCCTTAGAGTACTCACCCCTTCTCTCAGGTCACTCTTTGTTTATCCTGTCAAAACTGATGATCAAAACATATATATCAGTATGGGTTTGAGTTCGAATGATGCATCTGCCGAGATTGTGTTTAGTGGGAGAGCTCAACCCGGTTTCACATCTACAGACGTCAACGTGGAGGAG GTAAGAATGGTGGTAGATGAAAGTTCGGGAGGTTTTGGTTTCACATCCAAGAACGAAGTAATTAACGGAAAAGCTGCGGCCATTGGGTTTCTATTATTACTAGATTTCGAACTTCTAACTGGTAAAGGCCTTCTCAAGGGAACAGGCTTCTTAGATTTCCTTTACTCCGCCACTGATGCTTTCAAGTAA